CATCCAGCACACGGACCACACGGTTTTTGGAAAAATGGCGCGCTTTGGCCGGCTCAATCGATGTAAAGCTGTTAATATCCTGCTCTACCACGGCTTTGCCGCCGCTGTAGCTGAACAGGAACTCGCCCTTGGTCAGCGCTTCTTCAATCTCTGTATGGCTTAAACGAACATCGGTATCCACCGCTTCATCGTAAGCTGCGTACGTTAGGGATTCGTTAACAGCTGCCGCAGCCGTGGCGCCAGTGACCCAGGCAACTGCCTTGACCTTGTCCACGACGGAGCCGTGAGTGAGAACAACGCCATTTTTCACGGAGATGACGCCTTCATAATCCGCAGCCGGATAGTCAGACAATACAGCTTGAACCTTTTTGCCTTCCTGCTCGCGAAGCCGCTTGACGAATGCGGTATACAGGGACTTGAGGGTTGGGTCCGCAGACAACAGACCTACAGTCTGGAAGTCTTGGACCTCAAGCGCGGCAAGGAAGTCCACATGCTCTTGGTTCGTCACGGTGCCGTTCGCGCCGCCAGTCAGAGCAAATCCTGCCGTGGCCGCCATATCGCCGGTATCTGGTGCGAAGGCTACGTACAGGTTCGGCTGCAGTTCGGCTGCACTAGCTACAAGCTGCTTGTCCACAGCTTTGCCGCTCAGCAGCGTGCTGACCACAAACTTGCCGGGATCATCCACCGCGTTCTCAACAACGATCTGGAGATCGTTGCCGCGTTCGCCGCCGTAAAGTGCAGTTACTTTCAGTCCGGTCACCGAAGCTGCTGCCTGGGTGCCGCTGTTCAAGCGGTACAACAGAAGCGTGCCAGCGCGCTTAAGTACTTCTTTTACAGAGAGCAACTGTGGTGCGGTGATATCATAACCCAGCACCTCAACCAGATTGGTGCCTGGTTTGATCGTCAGAATTTTATGAGGCTCTCCCCACGGAAGGGACAAGCCCAGTGCCGCAATCCCCCTTTCACCTACGCGCCCGATCGGCTGCTCCTGCGATGAGATTTGGGTGTATACGCCTGGTCTTACTTTGTTGAGTGTTGTCCATGTTCCTCCGGCCATTTAGATGACCTCCTTTTTCAAAAATGTGGTTAATTGGTCTTTCGCTTGCTGAATAGTGTACGTCTTGCCCTCTTCGAGAATGGCGCTCAGCACATCCTTCTCGCGATTACTGAATTGATTGGATTGTGCCAACTGTTGCTTGTTGAACGCCGGTGCTGCTTCTTTTTTACTCATTTCAATCCGCCTCCCTGTTTCAATGTTTGCATCTTCATGTCGGTCTCTTCCTGATCCGTTGTCATCTGAATGACATACTCTGCACGAAAATATCCTTCTCCCGCTGCACCATCATTCCCCGTTGGTCGCTCCCACGCCACTGATGAAGCCAGGCAAGGTCGGCCTTCAACTTCAAGGGTGGTTAAGCTCTCCAACATCTCGTCCATGATCGTTGCCACCGGCTTTCCTTCCACTGGCACGTAAGAGATGCGGAAACGAAAACGAGCCGCATATCGATTGGTCGATATCGGCTCGAACTCGGCTAGGGTTTGTTCGGTTAGAAAGTATGGGGCTGGGGGTAGTGGTGCATTGTCTTCTTTAGAGATTAGTGAGATGTCTATAAATTTCGTTTGCAGGACGCTTTTCAGAGAAGTTTGCATTTCATGAACAATCATATCTATTGTTCCTCTCTTTAACTGGATGTCTGCTATGCCCTTCAATTAAATTTGATACAGAAAAAAAACGAGACAACTCTGAAGCATGAGTTTGATGTTTTATTTTGTCGGTACAAGATCCGGACGGATAACATACACATGAGCCAGAACCTTTTCGCGATCATCCGGTTGCATTGGGTAATTCGATGCGACTTGATCAATAGTGCCCTTGCCCTCATTTACCCGAGTAATGCAGGCATTAGCTACGACTCGCACCTGAAAATCTTTAAGCATCAGCAATCACCTTCCCTCATGAAAATAGGATATCGGTAATCGTCATTTCGACGTCCGAAACCCTACTTTTCAATGATTCATTTTCGGTTTTCAGAGAAGTAACTTGCTCCGAAAGGGCCGATTGCGGTTCTTGAGGCGTCTCTGGGTCAGTCGGGTCAGGATAATTAAACAGAGGCTTAAGTGTTCCCAGGTCAATCCGTGTTATTAGCCCCCTTGTGCATAATCTTCAGCATACGCACCATACTCTAACTGGATCATTCCCACCGTCTCCGGTACCCGTTCACGCAAGGAGCGGTATGTCTCAAGGTCCTGCTCTACCGTGGTTTTCACCACCCACCCGCTACGCTCCCCTGTATCTTGAATCACTTCACCTGTCGCTTTCAGATAATACAGGCGTCTACCTATTGAGTTATTCAATGTCCCCAAGCCTCCCAGTAAATCTGATTATTCCACCAATTATAATTATAAACACTAAACCCGCTATTACTGATGGGATTATCTCCAAGGGCTCTCCCAAACCCGGACATCCCCGATCCGTCACTAGTCGTATCCGGGGTAATAAAACCATAGACGCGATGGATGGGTTCGTCGAAGAGAAAACAAGCCGTAAATCTGCCCTCGACGTTAGCATATTGACCGTATAGTTTGACCATTTTGGGTCGAAAGGCCACCCCACTGACGTATACTCGCCCCTCCGAAGCATTAAGACTCCCCCACGCATACTTTGACGTCTTAATCATTCCGATTTTTTGGGCAAGGACGGCATTCGAATCATTCGTCGAAGCCCATACACCTTTAGCCGTGATCTCATTGGCTATAGCTTGCTTTTCGGCTGTGGTCATACGTTCCAAAGTGCCTTGAATGCCAAGGATCGCTGCATCTTTGGGTATGTTTTCAGGCTTTAGGGTTGGAGCCGGGGTTGTTACCCACGTTGACCCGTTATAAAATCCGTGTGGAGGGCGGATAAAGACCCGATCCCCAGCCCATACCGTCGATTCAAGACCAGGCATGTGGTTGTTCTCGGCGCTTCGGTTCGGCATCTGACCAGCTTTTTTAACTCCATCGTCGTACCCTGAGTATCCCGCGACAAGCATATTCGGATCGAGCACAGCGTCGGCCGTATCAACAACAGTGGGCTTGCCTGGTACCCCAAAAATATTTACACCAGATCGAATATTGCCTGATAAAAGATCAGGATCATGTGCTTGGATTGTAACCTGCGAGCCTGGTGGGTAAAATCCGCTATCGATATTGACGTACGTATCAACATACGCATCCCCATCTGGGTTCGACCATAATCCAGACTTAAACTGATTTCCTTGTGTCGGTATGGTTCCGGTTACTATTCCGTTATCGGTTCCAATCGTTTTAGGTGCTAACACATCGGCCGCTGTCGCTGTTCCTACCTCACCCCCTTCACCCTGTAAAATAAAAGCCTGACCATCATATACCAATGTGTAGACGCCATCCTGCTTAAAACTGGCAGAACTGCCGCTTGTTTTAAGCACTGGCTTGGCTCCCAAACCATTAACGTTGAGCATTGGGGCTCCAGTGCTTGCAACGTTGATTTTTACGGTAACCCGAATCCCAGCCGAAAGGCTCGCCGGGGCAGGTTTTAGATTAACCTCATATTCGTTCGCTTTAGGCTGAGTCGTTACTCCGTACCCTCCTGTTCTTCCCACAGCCTCATCAACCTTATCCCAGTTCTCATTCAGCATCGTCTCGATGTTAAAGGTCTCATTGCCATCCACCATCGGGTCTTTCTTCAACAATCCTAAATTCGGTGTGTTACTGGACAAATCAAACACCTCCTGCAAATTTGTTTAACGGCGTCTGCCCCAGCTCGCCCAATGTCATCACGTCATGAATATCGCGTATGAGCAAGTAGTTGAACGCATACGCCACCGCCAGATGCGCCGGCTTGATCTCCTCGATCGCCGCCTTCAAATCCTCCAGATTCGGCGGGATGCCGAGCGTATCCACGAATTTAACCGTGAAGCCCCATTCCTCAGGCTGAAAAGATACCTCAACCGTGCCACCGTCATAAGCTTCTGCCACATTTTTCACGAGCGCACCGGAGAAGGTGCCGGCTCCGCGCAGCTTGGACTCCAGCACCGCCCGCCGCTGCTCGATCGGCTTGTTCCGGTCGGTCGGAATGCCAAGCTCCATCTCCCAGCGTTCCAGGCCCCAGGTGGCTGTACGGACGAAAAACTGGTCTGCGGCAAAGTTCAGTGCCTGGTATAGCGCGTCCAACTCGCTGCCCTTGGCATCCATATCGGATAACATGACACGGGAAGTCTCGTAATAGGCCGGTAGATAAGAAAACAGCTCGCGACCTCGCAAGCTGTTCATTCGGACACTATTCACTTACGCTCACCGTCCCGAGCACCGCCACCTGACCGGAGCCAATTTCGATATTTTGCTGCTCGGTGTGGCCGTTAATCGTCAAATCCGAGTAGTCGACGATAATTGGAATATCCAGCAATACGGCGGCAATCCGCGTATACCTCACCAAAGGGTCTTTCCGGTTAAAAGCGATCTGCTGTAAATACGTCCGGACACCGTCCTCGATCAGCTTCCGGATTTCTTCCATCGTCGAAGGCAACTCCTGCGTACGCTGCACTTTGACGGAGATATCAATCGCCACTTCCGCGGCAGGCATCACCGTGATAACCGGACCGGCCGGGGCAACCCCTTCGCCCTGTCCATCCTGGGACGGGTCAATGTACTGCTGAACGGCATTCACGATATCCTGGCTTGCCGCACGCTTGTCCGTATCTATGAGATACAGTCCAACGGTACCGGGTCCTTTCCACAACGGCGCCACTTCCACGCCGCCAACGCCGGCAATCTCATTGGCCCACTGCATGTACTGCGCTTTGTTGCCGCTCGTCCCCTGACTTCGGACTTTCGCGTAAAAACGCTCCAGGAGCGACTGATCGCTTTCGGTATCCGTCCCGCTCCGGGTCGGTTCCGGGTTCGTAACCGATGTTACGCCGCTGACCGACGTCATCATAAGCTGAATGACGCCTGCGGGAACATTGCCGTTACTGCCCGGCTCAACAGCTCGAATCGGTGCCGTGCCGGTACCCAAGTCACTCAGCGTCACGCCTGATGTGGTCACGTACTCCACCGACGATTCCCCGGAGCCCTCATCGGCTGGCGTAGCCACATAGG
This Paenibacillus sp. JZ16 DNA region includes the following protein-coding sequences:
- a CDS encoding phage tail sheath family protein, giving the protein MAGGTWTTLNKVRPGVYTQISSQEQPIGRVGERGIAALGLSLPWGEPHKILTIKPGTNLVEVLGYDITAPQLLSVKEVLKRAGTLLLYRLNSGTQAAASVTGLKVTALYGGERGNDLQIVVENAVDDPGKFVVSTLLSGKAVDKQLVASAAELQPNLYVAFAPDTGDMAATAGFALTGGANGTVTNQEHVDFLAALEVQDFQTVGLLSADPTLKSLYTAFVKRLREQEGKKVQAVLSDYPAADYEGVISVKNGVVLTHGSVVDKVKAVAWVTGATAAAAVNESLTYAAYDEAVDTDVRLSHTEIEEALTKGEFLFSYSGGKAVVEQDINSFTSIEPAKARHFSKNRVVRVLDGIANDLKLIFEKSYIGKVDNNVDGRTLFWAECAAYFASLQNIGAIQNFDANEDIVVTPGTEGDVLFVDIKVQPVDAIEKVYMKVKVV
- a CDS encoding phage tail terminator family protein; its protein translation is MIVHEMQTSLKSVLQTKFIDISLISKEDNAPLPPAPYFLTEQTLAEFEPISTNRYAARFRFRISYVPVEGKPVATIMDEMLESLTTLEVEGRPCLASSVAWERPTGNDGAAGEGYFRAEYVIQMTTDQEETDMKMQTLKQGGGLK
- a CDS encoding YmfQ family protein; protein product: MNSLRGRELFSYLPAYYETSRVMLSDMDAKGSELDALYQALNFAADQFFVRTATWGLERWEMELGIPTDRNKPIEQRRAVLESKLRGAGTFSGALVKNVAEAYDGGTVEVSFQPEEWGFTVKFVDTLGIPPNLEDLKAAIEEIKPAHLAVAYAFNYLLIRDIHDVMTLGELGQTPLNKFAGGV
- a CDS encoding baseplate J/gp47 family protein is translated as MADLPLYLLDQTEENIMNRMLNKVPSDIDKSEGSFIWDAQAPVAFMLSEAALWAQELLRRGFASTVASDHPDIRSAELDLRTAEHGITRREAVASYGSVVFTGKPGTTVPAGTYVATPADEGSGESSVEYVTTSGVTLSDLGTGTAPIRAVEPGSNGNVPAGVIQLMMTSVSGVTSVTNPEPTRSGTDTESDQSLLERFYAKVRSQGTSGNKAQYMQWANEIAGVGGVEVAPLWKGPGTVGLYLIDTDKRAASQDIVNAVQQYIDPSQDGQGEGVAPAGPVITVMPAAEVAIDISVKVQRTQELPSTMEEIRKLIEDGVRTYLQQIAFNRKDPLVRYTRIAAVLLDIPIIVDYSDLTINGHTEQQNIEIGSGQVAVLGTVSVSE